Within the Staphylococcus argenteus genome, the region CAATCCACGACATTAATTCAGGACTAAACACGAGCTGTTTTTGTGTTAAATCATCTATGGTTTTGGCATTTAACATCGTCATAATTGCTTTCATATGGTCTATAAACGATTCTACATACTCTACTGTATGTGTGATTCCATTCTTTTCAACTTGATTTAAAAATGGACGTGACATCCCTACCGCTTTAGCACCAAGTGCTAAACTTTTAATTGCGTCAAGTGGCGTACGTAAACCACCGCTAGCTAATACTGATATTTCACCTTGGTAAGCAGTTGTTTCAAGTAATGATTCAACTGTAGATTGTCCCCATGAAGATAAATAATCCATATCTTTATTAGCACGACGTTCATTTTCAATATCTACAAAATTAGTACCGCCTTTACCACTAACATCAACATACTTAACACCAATTTGTTGTAGATCATGCATTAACTCTTTACTCATACCAAAACCAACTTCTTTTACTATAACTGGAACAGATACACGTGCTACAATCTCAGCTATATTATCTAGCCAAGTCGCAAATTCGCGGTTTCCTTCTGGCATGACGAGTTCTTGAGGCGAATTCACATGAATCTGTAACGCTTGTGCTTCTAGCAATTCTACCGCTTCTAACGCTTTATCTACAGGCACATCTGCACCAACATTACTAAATATTGTGCCATTTGGGTTTGTTTCTCTTGCTATTGTAAATGTTTCAGCCATGCGTGGATTTCTTAATGCCGCATGAGTAGATCCTACTGCCATAGCCAAACCAGTTTCTCTCGCAACAACCGCTAATTTCTCATTGATATTTTTCGTCCACTCACTACCACCCGTCATTGCATTGATGTATATCGGATATGCCATCGTTAAATCAGGTGTTTGTGACGTCAAATTGATATCTTCCACATTGATTGACGGAATTGAATGGTGTACAAAGCGCATCTTATCAAAATCTGAATGTAGTGCATCAGATTGTGCCATTGCTATTTCAACGTGCTCATTTTTTCTCTGTTCTCTTTGAAAATCACTCATGATCATACCTACCTTTTCATCATTTCTAAATTAAAACCATTTTTTACGTTTGAAAAAGATTACTAATACAACAGCTATGACGAACATTACAGCTAAGCAAATATAGTAACCGTAATGTAAACGCAAGGCTGGCATATTTACAAAGTTCATACCATAAATTCCTGCAATGAATGTTAATGGTGAAAAAATAACTGATACTAATGTTAATACTTGCATAATATTATTCATTCTAAATGAAGTGTATGACTCAAAATTCTCTCGAATCTCATTAGTCATTTCTTGTGCTGTTCTAATGATATTACGTTGTTTAATCAAGTGATCATCGATGTGCTGTATATATAACGAATGTTTATCATCTATAATCAAGTCGCCATTTTGTTTCATTGTATCAATAAGTTCTTGCATAGGAAACAAGACACGTTTTACTTTAATCAAGTCAGAGCGTAATTTAAATACACTATCCATGACCATTTTATTGAATCGATCATCAACATGACGGTCTTCAAAATTGTACACACTATCTTCGAGTGAGTATACAAAGTTGAAATATTTATCCACCATCATATCTAAGATTAAAATAACTATATCTGCACAATCCAATTCTGGATCTAATGTATTCATATATTTATAGACAACTTTGTTTAATGATTCTAACGTTTGATGATGATATGTAACTAATATATTGTCTTGTATAAAAATATTTAACGCGATTGGTGAATAGTCTGCACCAATAATACTATGAAATACAACATACTGATAATCTTTGTAAGATTTATACTTAGCACGTGGCATGCCATTGATTGCATCATCCACTTCTAAATCATTAAAATTAAAGTGTGCTTTAAACCATTCATTTTCTTTTTCATTCGGTACATCAAAGTCATACCAAATGATTGTTGCATCTTTTGGTACATCTTCTACACGATCAACAACTCTTAATGTTTGATGTGCTGTTTGATACCGTATTGTTAAAGCCATCCATACTCCCCCTAAACAACGAATTCATTATTATTTTATCACGAATTAAATAACGTGTATGTCACAATTTATTTTAGTATGATAGACACTAAGGAGCTGGTTATTATCAAACAACTTTTTACGCATACCCAAACTGTAACAACTGATTTAATTGATCACAACAACCATATGCATGATGCAAATTATAATATCATTTTCAGTCATGTTGTTAATCTATTTAACTACAGTCATGGCATGTCCTTAGAAGAACGTGATCATTTAAAATTTACTTTATTTACCTTAGAAGAGCATACAACTTATCTTTCAGAATTATCTCTTGACGATATATTTACTGTTACGCTGTACATATACGACTATGATTATAAACGTTTGCATTTATTTTTAACATTAACTAAAGAAGATGATACACTAGCATCAACAAATGAAGTCATGATGATGGGAATAAACCAACAAACACGTCGTTCTGACGCATTCCCACAATCATTTTTTTCACAAATCGAACAGTACTATAAAAATCAACCTACTATCACTTGGCCCAAACAATTGGGTCATAAAATAGCAATCCCACATAAAGGAGCATTATGATGACAGATGCGTTACAACAAAAAATTCATATAGAATTATTAGATTTATTAGATGATGTAAAATATGAGCTCACAGAACTAAATGCACAAAAAGGTTTGTTCATTAATGGACCAGCAAATCAGCTACTTAAGCGTGGCACACATATGGCTTATGTCCAAGGGCAAAAACAAGCCATTGATAATATCATGACAATTGTAGAGAAACAGTATGAAGATCAGCAATTCTTAGAACTTTATGATAAATTCCAAAATAAAATCACACATCGCAATCATGAAGAAACATTTAATTTTGCAGAATTGAATGATATTCCACGTCAATTTGATAGTTTTTTAGATCAATTTTATCAACTTAAAGGACAATACTTTATTATTACGCATATAAACACGCTCATTGGTGATTTTCATTCAAAATAAAATCATCATTACAACAAAATCAAATCTCTATCAATTTAAGAATCAACAAAACCCAGTCATACTTTCAAGTTAAATATCTTCCAACTTGAATTTAATATAACTGGGTTTCATTTTTATTATTGGTTATTTTGGATTACATCCTCGTCTATCGATTTAGCAATTTGTTTAATAGCTTTATGCGATTGACGGATTGGATATACAGGGAAATCGTGAACCATTTTAGGATAATCATAAAACTCTATATATTGATGGTGCTGTAACATCATTTGTTCAAACAATTTCATATCAGGATATGCGATTTCACGGCCACCACCAAACATATAAACTGGTGGTAATCCAACGATTGTACCATTTATAGGTGAAACACGCTTATCTGTTAGAGGAATGCCATTTGCCCACTTTTTCATAATCTCATTAACTCCAAATTGACTTAAAACTGCATCTTGCTCAATTAATGTTTCAGAAATATCTTTATTAGATAATGTAGCATCTAAAATTGGTGAAATTAAATACACTTTATTAGGTAATGGCTTATGCGCATCTAACAGTGATTGTACAAATGATAATGCTAGTGCACCACCTGATCCATCACCCATAACTACAATGTTTTGATGACCTACTTCCGATACCAATTGATCATAAACACGTTGTATTGCTTGGAAAGTGTCCTCAATGTGATATTCTGGCGTCTTTGGATAGATAGGTAGTACTACTTCATATAAAGTACTTAATGTAATTTTATCCAACAATCTCCAATGGAACGGTGATGGTTGTAATG harbors:
- a CDS encoding alpha/beta hydrolase fold domain-containing protein — its product is MIRNRVMNSVVNKYLLHNRSIMFKNDQDVERFFYKREIENRKKHKQPSTLNVKANLEKLSLDDMQVFRFNFRHQVDKKILYIHGGFNALQPSPFHWRLLDKITLSTLYEVVLPIYPKTPEYHIEDTFQAIQRVYDQLVSEVGHQNIVVMGDGSGGALALSFVQSLLDAHKPLPNKVYLISPILDATLSNKDISETLIEQDAVLSQFGVNEIMKKWANGIPLTDKRVSPINGTIVGLPPVYMFGGGREIAYPDMKLFEQMMLQHHQYIEFYDYPKMVHDFPVYPIRQSHKAIKQIAKSIDEDVIQNNQ
- the corA gene encoding magnesium/cobalt transporter CorA, whose amino-acid sequence is MALTIRYQTAHQTLRVVDRVEDVPKDATIIWYDFDVPNEKENEWFKAHFNFNDLEVDDAINGMPRAKYKSYKDYQYVVFHSIIGADYSPIALNIFIQDNILVTYHHQTLESLNKVVYKYMNTLDPELDCADIVILILDMMVDKYFNFVYSLEDSVYNFEDRHVDDRFNKMVMDSVFKLRSDLIKVKRVLFPMQELIDTMKQNGDLIIDDKHSLYIQHIDDHLIKQRNIIRTAQEMTNEIRENFESYTSFRMNNIMQVLTLVSVIFSPLTFIAGIYGMNFVNMPALRLHYGYYICLAVMFVIAVVLVIFFKRKKWF
- a CDS encoding thioesterase family protein, whose product is MVIIKQLFTHTQTVTTDLIDHNNHMHDANYNIIFSHVVNLFNYSHGMSLEERDHLKFTLFTLEEHTTYLSELSLDDIFTVTLYIYDYDYKRLHLFLTLTKEDDTLASTNEVMMMGINQQTRRSDAFPQSFFSQIEQYYKNQPTITWPKQLGHKIAIPHKGAL
- the fni gene encoding type 2 isopentenyl-diphosphate Delta-isomerase, whose amino-acid sequence is MSDFQREQRKNEHVEIAMAQSDALHSDFDKMRFVHHSIPSINVEDINLTSQTPDLTMAYPIYINAMTGGSEWTKNINEKLAVVARETGLAMAVGSTHAALRNPRMAETFTIARETNPNGTIFSNVGADVPVDKALEAVELLEAQALQIHVNSPQELVMPEGNREFATWLDNIAEIVARVSVPVIVKEVGFGMSKELMHDLQQIGVKYVDVSGKGGTNFVDIENERRANKDMDYLSSWGQSTVESLLETTAYQGEISVLASGGLRTPLDAIKSLALGAKAVGMSRPFLNQVEKNGITHTVEYVESFIDHMKAIMTMLNAKTIDDLTQKQLVFSPELMSWIEQRGLNIHRG